From Cryptomeria japonica unplaced genomic scaffold, Sugi_1.0 HiC_scaffold_28, whole genome shotgun sequence, a single genomic window includes:
- the LOC131861600 gene encoding phospholipase A1-Igamma1, chloroplastic-like, producing the protein MAVFPLPQLEDNAVLLPSSQTNSTQPQLCDVWRDIQGAHNWNGLLDPMVPNLKAEALRYGNLAQLCYDAFDGKSYSKNYGTCYHSKRDLFNKMGMSESGYQVTKYVYANTNLLNQVFGEKPKDQGVWLGFIAVCTDPNEIRRLGRRDIVIAWRGTQTAEEWIEDLRDILVTTRLSYRCKRTGKNQEHHFADGVLIERGFLSCYTSTVRHRQGAAGATVNISTRDLVVSEIERLIQVYEKEMDNLSITFTGHSLGAALATLSAYDIKQMLCTKHNFHQIPVTVFAFASPRVGNLAFAKRVEEIGVKVLRFVNKRDVVPKVPGVCMNENVGCLSKLLHWLPWTYFHVGFELPLHNNSPFIQHTHNLAYFHNLELYLHLLDGYVGSKQPFSWSGRDHALVNKSCDLLREKYEIPPKWWQEQNKGLVKGPDGKWTQPSEEE; encoded by the coding sequence ATGGCCGTATTTCCATTGCCCCAGCTTGAAGATAATGCTGTATTATTACCCAGTTCCCAAACTAACTCAACGCAGCCTCAGCTATGTGACGtatggagagatatacaaggtgcCCATAATTGGAATGGTTTGCTTGATCCCATGGTGCCCAATTTGAAAGCTGAAGCTCTCAGATATGGGAATTTGGCACAGCTTTGTTACGACGCATTTGATGGCAAAAGCTACTCCAAAAACTACGGCACATGTTATCACAGTAAAAGAGATCTGTTCAATAAGATGGGCATGTCTGAAAGTGGCTACCAAGTCACTAAATATGTTTACGCCAATACTAATCTGTTAAATCAAGTTTTTGGTGAGAAACCAAAAGACCAAGGTGTTTGGTTGGGTTTTATTGCAGTTTGCACGGATCCAAATGAGATAAGAAGGCTTGGACGACGAGACATAGTGATTGCATGGAGAGGAACTCAGACTGCTGAAGAATGGATAGAAGACCTGAGAGATATTCTTGTAACTACAAGATTATCCTATAGATGCAAGAGGACAGGCAAAAACCAAGAGCATCATTTCGCGGATGGAGTACTAATTGAGAGAGGATTCCTGAGCTGCTATACTTCAACTGTCCGTCACCGTCAAGGCGCTGCAGGAGCCACTGTGAACATCAGCACCAGAGATTTGGTAGTCTCAGAGATAGAACGATTGATTCAAGTTTATGAAAAAGAGATGGACAATTTAAGCATAACATTTACGGGACACAGCTTAGGAGCTGCTCTTGCAACCTTGAGCGCTTATGATATCAAACAAATGCTTTGCACCAAGCATAATTTTCATCAAATTCCCGTCACCGTCTTCGCTTTTGCCTCTCCCCGGGTGGGAAATCTTGCGTTTGCTAAACGGGTGGAGGAGATTGGAGTGAAAGTGCTGAGGTTTGTGAACAAGCGTGACGTGGTTCCCAAAGTGCCCGGAGTTTGTATGAACGAGAACGTGGGATGCCTCAGCAAATTGCTGCATTGGCTTCCGTGGACATACTTTCATGTTGGCTTCGAGCTTCCTTTACACAACAATTCTCCATTCATTCAGCACACCCATAATCTTGCCTACTTTCATAATTTAGAGCTTTACTTGCATTTACTGGACGGGTATGTTGGAAGTAAGCAGCCGTTTTCTTGGAGTGGAAGAGATCATGCTCTGGTTAATAAGAGCTGTGATTTATTGCGCGAGAAATATGAAATTCCTCCAAAATGGTGGCAGGAACAGAACAAGGGCCTCGTTAAAGGTCCAGATGGCAAATGGACGCAGCCATCAGAAGAGGAATAA